A single genomic interval of Terriglobus albidus harbors:
- a CDS encoding DUF1569 domain-containing protein has translation MKNLFEPSSVMEIKQRIESLEPSSERQWGVMTPAQMLAHCSGWFEQATGLNNPPRSFIGRIVGKMAKKSVLSDAPIRRNMPTEKSLMMRGDKDFGAEQRRLLGWVDRFSAGGPAGCTKHPHCFFGPMTPAEWAAMGYKHLDHHLNQFGV, from the coding sequence ATGAAAAACCTGTTTGAACCTTCTTCGGTGATGGAGATCAAGCAACGAATCGAGAGTCTAGAGCCGAGCAGCGAGAGGCAATGGGGCGTAATGACGCCGGCGCAGATGCTGGCGCACTGTTCCGGCTGGTTCGAACAGGCCACAGGGCTGAATAACCCGCCACGAAGTTTCATTGGGCGGATCGTCGGAAAGATGGCGAAGAAGTCTGTTTTAAGCGACGCGCCGATTCGCCGGAACATGCCCACGGAGAAGAGCCTGATGATGCGGGGTGATAAGGATTTCGGTGCGGAGCAGCGGCGTCTGCTCGGTTGGGTCGATCGCTTTTCGGCAGGTGGACCGGCCGGATGTACGAAGCACCCGCACTGTTTTTTCGGACCCATGACCCCTGCCGAATGGGCGGCCATGGGGTATAAACATCTCGATCATCATCTGAATCAATTCGGCGTTTGA
- a CDS encoding TetR/AcrR family transcriptional regulator: MARAELARRGRSANKAEVAEETGSSEKKRKAILEAAMSVFLKSGYLGASMDEIAAIAQVSKQTVYKQFSSKEALFVGIVTTMTGTAGDTVHNNVPELAEGGDLSEYLQRYALRQLNVVLTPPIMQLRRLVIGEVSRFPELARILYERGPQRAMAIFAAILEDLASRGLLKIDDPKTAASHFNWLVMSEPLNRAMLLGDDAIPKPAALRRHVAESVRVFLAAYGVK, translated from the coding sequence ATGGCGCGTGCTGAGTTGGCGAGGCGTGGCCGGTCGGCAAATAAAGCCGAGGTAGCGGAGGAGACCGGCAGCTCCGAAAAGAAGCGCAAAGCGATTCTTGAAGCTGCGATGAGTGTCTTTTTGAAGAGCGGATATCTTGGCGCCAGCATGGATGAGATTGCCGCAATCGCACAGGTATCCAAGCAGACCGTGTACAAACAGTTCTCCAGCAAAGAAGCCTTATTTGTTGGGATTGTTACCACCATGACCGGTACTGCGGGAGACACAGTTCACAACAATGTGCCTGAACTCGCGGAGGGCGGTGACCTTTCGGAATACCTTCAGAGGTACGCCCTTCGGCAGTTGAACGTGGTGCTTACACCGCCCATCATGCAGCTGCGCCGCCTGGTGATCGGAGAAGTGAGCCGCTTTCCCGAGCTGGCGCGCATCCTTTATGAGCGCGGACCGCAGCGCGCCATGGCGATCTTTGCCGCGATCCTCGAGGATCTCGCCTCACGCGGTCTGCTGAAGATTGACGATCCCAAGACCGCGGCCTCGCATTTCAATTGGCTGGTGATGTCTGAGCCTCTGAACCGGGCGATGCTTCTGGGCGATGACGCCATCCCGAAGCCCGCGGCGCTCCGTCGTCATGTGGCGGAGAGTGTGCGTGTCTTTCTCGCCGCGTACGGGGTGAAGTGA